The proteins below come from a single Corylus avellana chromosome ca3, CavTom2PMs-1.0 genomic window:
- the LOC132173781 gene encoding uncharacterized protein LOC132173781 codes for MDAKVPLSWFFLLVALLFLLFVNINGSEAKVKVGVYELKRGNFSVKLTNYGAVVQSVILPDKFGKLDDVVLGFDSVKGYKKDTTYFGAIVGRVANRIGKAQFTLNGTKYKLVANEGKNMLHGGPKGYSDVIWTVESYKADSHVTFTYHSFDGEEGFPGDLSVSVTYRLIQTNKLAVIMEAQPLNKATPVNLAQHTYWNLGGQASGNILSHSLQLFGSKITPVDAQLIPTGEIIPIKGTPYDFLEPQQIGSRLNELSNGYDINYVLDSESHFHLKKAAVVNDSKSGRRLELWTNQPGLQFYSGNLLHNVKGKGGYKYLQHAAICLETQGFPDSVNNPNFPSQIVNPGQTYKHVMVYRFTAH; via the exons gtttcttttgtttgttaatattaatGGCTCCGAGGCAAAGGTGAAAGTTGGAGTGTATGAGCTGAAGAGAGGAAATTTTTCTGTGAAGCTCACCAACTATGGTGCAGTTGTGCAGTCTGTTATTCTCCCTGATAAATTCG GGAAGCTAGATGACGTTGTTCTAGGATTTGACTCAGTGAAGGGTTACAAG AAGGATACAACCTACTTTGGAGCCATTGTTGGACGTGTTGCTAACAGAATTGGAAAGGCTCAATTCACTTTGAATGGCACCAAGTATAAATTAGTTGCTAATGAAGGAAAGAACATGCTCCATG GTGGCCCCAAAGGATATAGTGATGTTATATGGACTGTAGAGAGCTATAAAGCAGATAGTCATGTCACATTCACCTATCACAGCTTTGATGGTGAAGAag GCTTTCCTGGTGATCTTTCTGTGTCAGTGACATACAGGCTGATTCAGACAAACAAATTAGCCGTAATAATGGAAGCCCAGCCTCTCAACAAGGCCACACCAGTGAACTTAGCTCAACATACCTACTGGAATCTTGGTGGCCAAGCGAGTGGCAACATCTTGTCACACAGTCTCCAGCTTTTCGGGTCAAAGATTACTCCGGTGGATGCCCAACTCATCCCCACCGGAGAAATTATCCCCATCAAAGGAACACCATATGATTTCCTGGAACCCCAGCAGATTGGCAGCAGGTTGAATGAGCTATCTAATGGATATGACATCAACTATGTCCTAGACAGTGAAAGCCATTTTCACCTGAAGAAGGCGGCCGTGGTAAATGACAGTAAATCAGGCAGAAGACTGGAGCTGTGGACTAATCAACCTGGTTTACAGTTTTACAGCGGTAATTTGTTGCACAATGTGAAGGGGAAAGGTGGTTACAAATATTTACAGCATGCTGCAATTTGCTTGGAGACACAGGGGTTCCCTGACTCTGTTAATAACCCCAATTTCCCTTCGCAGATTGTAAATCCGGGACAGACCTATAAGCATGTCATGGTTTATAGATTCACGGCTCACtag